The nucleotide window GAATGGGCAGATCTGTATTAAAACGACAGATACACCTGTGCATGAAGCAGAGTGTGTGTTGATCACCACAAGTGTGTTGAGCAGGACGTGTACGTTGAGCTTCTCTCCTGTCATGGCTGTGGATTTTAGCGGATCGTGGCAGATGTACGAGCAGGACGACCCTGAGGAGTTTCTCAAAGCTGTGTGTGAGTTCCTCCATTTTTCTTCACTAACTAGTGATAATAATCACGACTGGTTagctattaataaaatataactacTGACCGAGCTTGTTAAGTGACTGAGAATCCGCAAAGAacttacagctttacctctgtTACACACCACTGACACTGATGGTACATAAATATCTCAGTACAGACTTATACACATTATCCTTAATGATACCAGGATTTTCAGTTGGTTTATGTTTAGTGTCTTTTTTGTGATGTACAGCGCCTCCCCTTGGCTAGGAGTGGCAGTGCAGTGGCTCTGGTGTTAGAAGCAATGGTTCATTAATTACACACAGTCCTGGAAGTACAATATTTAGAAGCTTCTGGGaagctcctctctctctctctctctctctctcatttaaaTTTACTCCCCATCTGTTCATTCCTTTTTGTGAAGATATAATCAGTCACATCTTGGATGCGTCGTCTTATGTTGCAGGTCAGgtaatgtacacacactgtacacactctgGCTCCTTTCTACCTTGATTGTGTCGAAacactagtgagacactgggataagtgcattagtgtatcaggggattatatagagacataaaggtaGTGTTTACTCTCAGTGctgagttctgttattctgtacaataaaaagtcccagtttgacttgaacaaccccTCATAAAACCCTTAGGCTTCTGTTAGACAGCTAAAGCTGAAGAATATATTAGACTTCCAGCATGATAACGACCCAAAGCACAAATCCAGGCTAAGAGAAGGAGATCAGAGCCTAGATCTAAATCCTCTCCAAAACCTGTAAATTACTTGAAGCGAGCGGTCCAGAGGTAATCCAGATGTGCTGAGGTGGTAGAGCTTTAGGCCAGTGAGACAGAGGCAAAAGATggttaaacaaaacattattatattaaatgggTGAACATACTGTGCTTATGCAACTTGGTTATTGAAGGGATTCTTCACCTGAATGTTGTTGGTTTCTATTTCAGATTTACAAGAAGAACAATCTCATGGGATTTATTctagtttatttattacaatttctCAGAAACCTgcattttaactgtttattgcctcatgttatatatataaaaaaaaattgttattaatACAATCACTGTAATAAAAGCAGTTCttatgtttggtgtgtgtgtgtgtgtgtgtgtgtgtgtgtgtgtgtagctgtacCACACCTCATGGCAAAGATAATGAGGGATGTGAAGCCCTTAATGATTATACAACAAACAGGTGATGACTTTGTGATTTCGGTTAAAACGCCGCTGCGCACAAACACCAACTCCTTCACGCTGGGCAAAGAGAGTGAATTCCACACCATGGATGGAGCAAAGACCCGGGCAAGTGCActtccctgcacacacacacaatacccaGGGCCTTAAAGACAGAACAAGGAGTCGTGACACACTTAAACATAGTGCACTTATAGTTTTACAGGGTTTACCATAAAATTACACCAAAcatgaaatgtgtgtgtttcactaCAGGCTATGGCACAAATGGTTGATGGCAAAATTATCATAGAAACAGAGAAAGCCACACACATCCGTGAGCTCCAGGGAGAGGAGATGATTGAGGTTTGTTCTTCTTTATCATTAATTATCCTTAATGTCACCACAGACCTGCTGCAGTGTCCAGGATCACTGAGACTAATAATACTGTGTTTTACTGGTAATTATACAGCAGTTAAGTCTAACTGAggaatctgattggacgagaggcgttATTCCACGTTATTATCAGACCGTAACGGCACTGTGAGGTGTAACTCTGTGTATgggtgggcgtgtcccaggtgttgtccagtggttaatgacactaactgtgtgtctcagcgtgggtgagagtaggtctgtacggtccgcagtactgaggagagagcagctgtctgactaaacccacattcacacccagtcacagaagcactttcagtaagaacacacatctgataacgttatggcgtcttaaacaacacgccgtctctgcactcatcacttctaagtccttctgaaCCGCCTCGGAACCGTCCGCGtcgttctgttcacggctaacgcttagctacaacgctaactagcttctaacactcaaatccctc belongs to Clarias gariepinus isolate MV-2021 ecotype Netherlands chromosome 2, CGAR_prim_01v2, whole genome shotgun sequence and includes:
- the fabp10b gene encoding fatty acid-binding protein, liver, with the translated sequence MAVDFSGSWQMYEQDDPEEFLKAVSVPHLMAKIMRDVKPLMIIQQTGDDFVISVKTPLRTNTNSFTLGKESEFHTMDGAKTRAMAQMVDGKIIIETEKATHIRELQGEEMIETIKAGSASLVRRYKRT